A stretch of the Azospirillum brasilense genome encodes the following:
- the hydA gene encoding dihydropyrimidinase, translated as MNFDLVIRNGTVATASDVFKADVGVRGGRIAALGEGMAAGREEIDAAGLLVLPGGVDGHVHFDQPTGDESVMADDFLTGTRSAAFGGTTTVLPFACQEKGKTLRAAVDDYHRRAAGKPLIDYAFHLIVTDPTEQVLGQELPALIREGYTSFKIYMTYDALKLNDRQILEVLDIARAEGAMVMMHAENADCIAWLTEKLERAGQTAPYFHGVSRPRVAEREATHRAISLAELVDVPILIVHVSGADAVEQIRWAQGRGLRIYAETCPQYLFLTADDLGGEGFEGAKCICSPPPRDAANQKVIWDGLTGGAFQVFSSDHAPFRFDGPGGKKVHGEQAPFRCVPNGIPGVETRLPLLFSEGVMKGRMELTKFVELTAANPARMYGLHPRKGTIAVGADADIALWDPSRTVTITNDILHHNVDYTPYEGIEVTGWPVVTLSRGAVICRDGELLAEPGRGEFLPCGLPAAARPKGSPAPILPF; from the coding sequence ATGAACTTCGATCTGGTCATCCGCAACGGCACGGTCGCCACCGCGTCGGACGTGTTCAAGGCCGATGTCGGCGTGCGCGGCGGGCGGATCGCCGCGCTGGGCGAGGGGATGGCCGCCGGGCGGGAGGAGATCGACGCCGCCGGCCTGCTCGTCCTGCCGGGCGGGGTGGACGGCCACGTCCATTTCGACCAGCCGACCGGCGACGAGTCGGTCATGGCCGACGATTTCCTGACCGGCACCCGCTCGGCGGCCTTCGGCGGCACCACGACCGTGCTGCCCTTCGCCTGCCAGGAGAAGGGCAAGACGCTGCGCGCCGCGGTGGACGACTATCACCGCCGCGCCGCCGGGAAGCCGCTGATCGACTACGCCTTCCACCTCATCGTCACCGACCCCACCGAACAGGTTCTCGGCCAGGAGTTGCCGGCGCTGATCCGCGAGGGCTACACGTCCTTCAAGATCTACATGACCTACGACGCGCTGAAGCTGAACGACCGCCAGATCCTGGAGGTGCTGGACATCGCCCGCGCCGAGGGCGCCATGGTCATGATGCACGCGGAGAACGCTGACTGCATCGCCTGGCTGACCGAGAAGCTGGAGCGCGCCGGCCAGACCGCCCCTTATTTCCACGGCGTCTCCCGCCCCCGCGTGGCGGAGCGCGAGGCCACCCACCGCGCCATCTCCCTGGCGGAGCTGGTGGACGTGCCGATCCTGATCGTCCATGTCTCCGGCGCCGACGCGGTGGAGCAGATCCGCTGGGCGCAGGGGCGCGGCCTGCGCATTTACGCCGAGACCTGCCCGCAATACCTGTTCCTGACCGCCGATGACCTCGGCGGGGAAGGGTTCGAGGGGGCCAAGTGCATCTGCTCGCCGCCGCCGCGCGATGCCGCGAACCAGAAGGTGATCTGGGACGGGCTGACCGGCGGCGCCTTCCAGGTCTTCTCCTCCGACCACGCGCCCTTCCGCTTCGACGGGCCGGGCGGCAAGAAGGTGCATGGCGAACAGGCGCCCTTCCGCTGCGTCCCCAACGGCATTCCCGGCGTGGAGACGCGCCTGCCGCTGCTCTTCTCCGAAGGCGTGATGAAGGGCCGGATGGAGCTGACCAAGTTCGTCGAGCTGACCGCCGCCAACCCCGCCCGCATGTACGGCCTGCACCCGCGCAAGGGCACCATCGCGGTGGGGGCGGACGCCGACATCGCCCTGTGGGACCCGTCGCGCACGGTCACCATCACCAACGACATCCTGCACCACAATGTGGACTACACGCCCTATGAGGGGATCGAGGTCACCGGCTGGCCGGTCGTCACGCTGTCCCGCGGCGCGGTGATCTGCCGCGACGGCGAACTGCTGGCCGAGCCGGGCCGCGGCGAGTTCCTGCCCTGCGGCCTGCCCGCCGCGGCGCGGCCCAAGGGCTCGCCCGCCCCCATCCTGCCGTTCTAA
- a CDS encoding maleate cis-trans isomerase family protein, translating into MSNRVLLGMLTPSSNTVLEPVTSAMLSGLPEVTAHFGRFTVKEISLRAAALDQFTDAPFLDAARLLADARLNVIGWNGTSAGWLGFAADEKLCASIEAETGIPACTSMLALNEILETTGRKRFAIVSPYLHEIQEKMVANYNAAGFEVVAERHLNDRGNFSFSEVTEETIERMCMEVAESKPEAIAIVCTNMRGAPVAERMEKALGIPVYDTVSTVVWKALRMTGVDTRRVEGWGSLFHELHG; encoded by the coding sequence CGTCACCTCCGCAATGCTGAGCGGCCTGCCGGAGGTGACCGCCCATTTCGGGCGCTTCACGGTGAAGGAGATTTCCCTGCGCGCCGCGGCGCTGGACCAGTTCACCGACGCGCCCTTTTTGGACGCCGCCCGGCTGCTCGCCGACGCCCGGCTGAACGTGATCGGCTGGAACGGCACCTCGGCCGGCTGGCTGGGCTTCGCGGCCGACGAGAAGCTGTGCGCCTCCATCGAGGCGGAGACGGGCATCCCCGCCTGCACCTCCATGCTCGCGCTGAACGAGATTCTGGAGACGACCGGGCGCAAGCGCTTCGCCATCGTCAGCCCCTATCTGCACGAGATCCAGGAGAAGATGGTCGCCAACTATAACGCCGCCGGGTTCGAGGTGGTGGCGGAGCGGCACCTGAACGACCGCGGCAACTTCTCCTTCTCCGAGGTCACCGAGGAGACCATCGAGCGGATGTGCATGGAGGTCGCGGAGTCCAAGCCGGAGGCGATCGCCATCGTCTGCACCAACATGCGCGGCGCCCCGGTGGCCGAGCGCATGGAGAAGGCGCTGGGCATCCCCGTCTACGACACGGTGTCCACGGTGGTGTGGAAGGCGCTGCGCATGACCGGCGTGGACACCCGCCGCGTCGAGGGCTGGGGCAGCCTGTTCCACGAGCTGCATGGCTGA